In Mucilaginibacter auburnensis, the genomic stretch TATAATTTGATAGATTGCCAGGTACATACAGCTCATCTTGAATCAATGGGTGCAAGGATGATAAGCCGGGAAGAATATATGCGGTTGTTGAATGATGTGTAGTTGGTGATGGCTATCTTTACATAGTCGATTTTAAAAAAGTGGTGGCTCAGGTGGGCTCACGGTGGCTCACGGTGGGTCACCCGGCTCAGAGCCACCACCGCTTCAAAAACGCTACCTGTAGCGTAATAAAATTCGGCTTGAAAGAGTTAACATGCAACAAAACAACAACAGCAAAGAGCGTATAATTTTAGGCATTGACCCCGGCACCGCGGTGATGGGCTACGGATTAGTAAAACAGATAGGTAACAAAACAGAGCTGATAAGTTTGGGCGTGGTTAAAATGGATAAAATTGATGACCATATGCTGAAGCTGCAACGCATTTTTGAAAAAACCGTTGGCTTAATAGACAACTACAAACCTGATTGCCTGGCCATTGAAGCCCCTTTTTATGGTAAAAACATACAGGTAATGTTAAAACTGGGGAGGGCACAGGGTGTAGCCATGGCAGCGGCATTATCGCGCAATATTGATGTTACCGAATACTCCCCACGTAAAATAAAGCAATCTATTACTGGCAACGGCAACGCAACCAAAGAGCAGGTAGCAGGCATGCTGCAACGCTTACTGAACTTTACCGAAACACCTGACTTTTTAGACGCAACCGATGGTTTGGCTGTAGCCGTTTGCCATTCGTTTCAAAATGTTGCCATTGGTAAGGCAGGAGCTAAAAAAAACTACTCCGGTTGGGAAACTTTTGTGAAAGACAACGCGAAGCGGATAGTGAAGTAACATTAAAGTCTCCCCTACAGGGGGAGATTAGAGGGGGCTTACAACGCTTCTCTTATTCTATCAGCTATTGCCTGAAATTCTTCGGGAGTGAAATTTAATTTGGGGCGGGTAAAGTCCATATCATGCATGCCTTTCATCGGTATAAGGTGAACGTGCGCGTGCGGCACCTCTAAGCCCATTACAGTAACGCCAATACGGTCGCATGCAATTACCTTTTTCATGGCAGTAGCAATGATCTTGGCAAATATCATTAGGCCGGTATAGGTTTCATCATCCAGATCAAACAACCGATCAACCTCTTTTTTAGGTATCACCAGCAAATGGCCTTCCACCAATGGATTAATATCCAAAAATGCCAAAAACTCATTACTCTCGGCGACTTTATAAGCCGGAATATCGCCTGCTACTATTTTTGAAAAGATGCTTGCCATAGGTAGTTATTGATTTTATCGAATTATTGAATTACTGATTTGAATGTTAATTCAATAATTCAGTAACTCAATAATTCAGCAATTAATTTATCTACTTATTTCTAAAACTTCAAATTCCATTTTGCCGGCAGGTACTGCAATTTCGGCAATCTCACCAACTTTTTTGCCTAATAAACCTTTGGCTATTGGTGATGTGATAGAAATTTTTCCCGCTTTCATATCGGCTTCGCTTTCAGCTACTAATTGGTAGCTCATGGTAGCGCCATTCTTAATGTTCTTGATTTTAACGTGAGAGAGTGCCAGTACTTTAGATGTATCCAATTTTGACTCATCCAGTATACGTGCAGAAGCTAAAATTTCTTCCATTTGTGCAATTTTAGCTTCGTGTAAGCCTTGAGCCTCTTTAGCCGCATCATATTCGGCATTCTCAGAAAGATCGCCTTTATCCCGTGCCTCAGCTATAGCGTTTGATATTGCAGCACGACCGGTTGTTTTAAGTTCCTGTAATTCTTGCTTTAATTTCTCTAAACCTTCTTTGGTAAAATATGCTACCTCTGCCATAACTCGCTTAAATTTATTGTTAAAAAATGCCAAAAAAAACCGCCCTCCCTGCTTAAAGAAAGGACGCATCGTTATAAAAAACAAACAAGACTATGCAGGTATTACCCATATAGTCTTGCTTTCAGTATTAAACGAAGATAAGAGATTTAAATTTTAATCTCCAAATTTTTTATGCAGAGCACGAAAAATAGTGATCAGTTAATTGGTTGATTAGAGATTAGTTTTTTGAATGGTTAACTAATCTCTGATCAACTAATCACTAATCTCTGCAACGCGCAGCTTGCCCGCCATTACCTCACTTATTCTTTTGTACGAATCAAATGTCCAGCCGGCTACATGTGGGGTAAGTAAAACTTTTCCGCTTTGCTTTAATTCTTCAAACCAGGATTGCTCTGCCAGAGCAGGGAATTTCTCGGTTTCTAAAACATCCAGTCCCGCACCTAAAATTTTGCCTTGTTTAATTGCATTCAAAATAGCCTGCACTTTAGCTACGCCACCACGCGAGGTGTTAATGAAAAAAATAGGCTTTTTAAAATGGAACAGATATTCATCATCAATCAGTCCTTTAGTTTCTTTAGTTAAGGGGATGTGCAAACTCAAAACGTCTGCATGCTTAACAATTTCTTCCATGCTTACCTCACGGGCATATTTGTCGCTAAACCCGGTTTTGTACTTATCGTAAGCAATAACATTAACATCAAAGCCAGAAAGCTTTTTGGCAAAGCTACGGCCCATAAAGCCATAGCCAATAATGCCTACTGTTTTGCCTTTTAATTCATAGCCGCGATTGCCTTCCCTGTCCCAAACGCCTGCCCTTACCTGCGCGTTTGCCTGGTTAAAGTTATTCATTAACGAAAGCAGCAAGCCTATAGCGTGTTCTCCTACCGCATCCATATTACCCTCGGAAGCGTTAATGAGCAGCACGTTTTTTTCTTTAGCATAAGCCTCATCAATATTGTCCATACCTGCTCCTGCACGGCAAATAAATCGTAGGTTCGCGGCAGCATCAAAAACCCGTTTGTCAACGTTAAATTTTGAACGGATAACCAGGCCGGCATAAGTGCTGATAATTTCAAGCGCCTCGGCTAATTTTATAGTTGGTCGATAGTCGCAGACGTAGCCCATAGCTTCCGCCTGTTCAATAAAAATGGGGTGTATATCGTCAACTATCAGTATGGTATTGTTTTGAGCCATTTCAGAAATAATTAAATAACAAAACCGTTCTCGTTTAAACCCACCTTGCCAACTGGCTTTGACTTAGCATGATAAA encodes the following:
- the ruvC gene encoding crossover junction endodeoxyribonuclease RuvC, whose amino-acid sequence is MQQNNNSKERIILGIDPGTAVMGYGLVKQIGNKTELISLGVVKMDKIDDHMLKLQRIFEKTVGLIDNYKPDCLAIEAPFYGKNIQVMLKLGRAQGVAMAAALSRNIDVTEYSPRKIKQSITGNGNATKEQVAGMLQRLLNFTETPDFLDATDGLAVAVCHSFQNVAIGKAGAKKNYSGWETFVKDNAKRIVK
- a CDS encoding HIT family protein translates to MASIFSKIVAGDIPAYKVAESNEFLAFLDINPLVEGHLLVIPKKEVDRLFDLDDETYTGLMIFAKIIATAMKKVIACDRIGVTVMGLEVPHAHVHLIPMKGMHDMDFTRPKLNFTPEEFQAIADRIREAL
- the greA gene encoding transcription elongation factor GreA; the encoded protein is MAEVAYFTKEGLEKLKQELQELKTTGRAAISNAIAEARDKGDLSENAEYDAAKEAQGLHEAKIAQMEEILASARILDESKLDTSKVLALSHVKIKNIKNGATMSYQLVAESEADMKAGKISITSPIAKGLLGKKVGEIAEIAVPAGKMEFEVLEISR
- a CDS encoding NAD(P)-dependent oxidoreductase; the protein is MAQNNTILIVDDIHPIFIEQAEAMGYVCDYRPTIKLAEALEIISTYAGLVIRSKFNVDKRVFDAAANLRFICRAGAGMDNIDEAYAKEKNVLLINASEGNMDAVGEHAIGLLLSLMNNFNQANAQVRAGVWDREGNRGYELKGKTVGIIGYGFMGRSFAKKLSGFDVNVIAYDKYKTGFSDKYAREVSMEEIVKHADVLSLHIPLTKETKGLIDDEYLFHFKKPIFFINTSRGGVAKVQAILNAIKQGKILGAGLDVLETEKFPALAEQSWFEELKQSGKVLLTPHVAGWTFDSYKRISEVMAGKLRVAEISD